The following are from one region of the Paenibacillus sp. JZ16 genome:
- a CDS encoding ABC transporter ATP-binding protein, which translates to MHVIELVQIEKHFQGQAVVHPLSLSIKEGEFLTLLGPSGCGKTTILRMIAGFEQPTKGQVWLAGQNVTEMPANKRDLNLVFQHYALFPHMTVEDNIAFGLKMKKMPRQLIKERVDEAVAMTQLTALRERFPHQLSGGQQQRVAIARAIANKPKVLLLDEPLGALDLQLRKNLQSELKHLQRTLGITFVYVTHDQEEAMMLSDRIVIMNHGRVEQIGTPREIYARPHTLFAATFVGENNVFSSPEGLFAVRPEKLIPQRESGAKKSGVIEDVQYLGSVHKLLVQLDDEPMKVMIALDISDDQPWEVGERVGVNWNAKDEVIIGS; encoded by the coding sequence ATGCATGTGATTGAACTTGTCCAGATCGAGAAGCATTTTCAGGGACAAGCGGTCGTGCATCCGCTGTCGCTCTCCATTAAAGAAGGGGAATTCCTGACTTTGCTGGGCCCCAGCGGCTGCGGCAAAACGACGATTCTCCGAATGATAGCAGGATTCGAACAGCCAACCAAAGGACAGGTCTGGCTGGCGGGTCAGAATGTGACGGAAATGCCTGCGAACAAGCGGGATTTGAATCTGGTATTCCAACACTATGCTCTGTTTCCGCATATGACCGTAGAAGATAATATCGCTTTTGGGTTGAAAATGAAAAAAATGCCACGTCAACTCATCAAGGAGCGGGTGGACGAGGCTGTTGCCATGACGCAGCTGACGGCCCTGCGGGAACGCTTCCCGCACCAGCTGTCCGGCGGACAGCAGCAGCGCGTGGCCATCGCCCGCGCCATTGCCAACAAACCGAAGGTGCTGCTGCTGGATGAACCGCTTGGGGCACTGGATCTGCAGCTGCGGAAGAATCTGCAGTCCGAGCTCAAGCATTTGCAGCGGACGCTCGGGATTACGTTTGTATATGTAACGCACGACCAAGAGGAAGCCATGATGCTCTCCGACCGGATCGTCATCATGAACCATGGACGGGTAGAGCAAATCGGTACGCCGCGCGAGATCTATGCGAGACCGCATACGCTGTTTGCCGCTACGTTTGTAGGGGAGAATAACGTTTTTTCCTCGCCAGAGGGTCTCTTTGCCGTGCGGCCGGAGAAACTCATTCCCCAGCGGGAATCGGGTGCCAAGAAGAGCGGCGTGATTGAGGATGTGCAGTACCTCGGCAGCGTTCATAAACTGCTGGTCCAATTGGATGATGAGCCGATGAAGGTCATGATTGCTCTCGATATCTCGGATGATCAGCCATGGGAGGTTGGCGAACGGGTTGGGGTGAACTGGAACGCCAAAGATGAGGTGATCATCGGATCATGA
- a CDS encoding ABC transporter permease — translation MMAFIYVPIIMIIIYSFNNTRLSGNWEGFTFDWYVSLFENRHVMEALMNSLTVAVISTIISTLLGTAAALSLRTLGRRGRSGMNGLLYLPVIIPDIIMGLSLLVLFSQLNMPLGKTTVIIAHITFSLSYVYVVVTARLSGMGKQLDEAAQDLGATPWQTFRHVTLPQIAPGIISGALIAFTLSLDDFMVSFFVAGPGSTTLPIYIYAQVKRGISPEINALCTLLILVSITLILLAQYILNRGNGEKKHKTLPI, via the coding sequence ATGATGGCTTTCATCTATGTACCGATCATCATGATCATTATCTATTCCTTTAACAACACGCGGCTCAGCGGCAATTGGGAAGGATTTACATTCGATTGGTATGTGTCTCTATTCGAGAACCGGCACGTGATGGAAGCGCTGATGAACAGTTTAACGGTGGCGGTCATATCGACGATCATTTCTACCCTGCTCGGAACTGCGGCGGCGCTCTCGCTTCGGACTCTGGGACGCCGAGGTCGCAGCGGCATGAACGGGCTGCTGTATCTGCCGGTCATTATCCCGGATATTATTATGGGGCTGTCGCTGCTGGTATTGTTTAGTCAACTGAATATGCCGCTTGGCAAGACGACGGTGATCATCGCCCATATTACGTTCAGCCTGTCGTATGTGTATGTCGTAGTGACCGCCAGACTGTCGGGCATGGGCAAACAGCTGGATGAGGCGGCCCAGGATTTGGGCGCTACGCCTTGGCAGACGTTCCGGCATGTTACATTGCCGCAGATTGCTCCGGGCATTATCTCCGGCGCCTTGATTGCTTTTACGCTGTCATTGGATGACTTTATGGTTAGCTTTTTTGTCGCTGGCCCCGGCTCAACGACGCTGCCGATCTATATTTACGCTCAAGTGAAGCGCGGCATCTCGCCAGAGATTAACGCGCTGTGTACGCTGCTCATTCTGGTCAGCATCACGCTGATTCTGTTAGCGCAATATATTCTTAACCGCGGCAACGGGGAAAAGAAACATAAAACATTACCGATCTAA
- the gap gene encoding type I glyceraldehyde-3-phosphate dehydrogenase — MVKVGINGFGRIGRNVFRAALNNSEVEIVAINDLTDVSTLAHLLKYDTTHGRLNATVEAKEGALVVNGREVKVFAERNPEALPWAEHGVEIVVESTGIFTAKDKASAHLKGGAKKVIISAPATDEDITIVMGVNEDKYDAANHTVISNASCTTNCLAPFAKVLDEKFGIVKGMMTTVHSYTNDQQVLDLPHKDLRRARAAAENIIPSTTGAAKAVSLVLPQLKGKLNGMAMRVPTKNVSVTDLVVELSQNVTLEDVNGALKAAAEGPLKGILNYSEEPLVSSDYNGDPASSTIDSLSTMVVGDNMVKVVSWYDNEWGYSNRVVDLAAYIASKGL; from the coding sequence ATGGTTAAAGTAGGTATTAACGGTTTTGGACGTATTGGACGTAACGTGTTCCGCGCTGCGCTGAACAACAGCGAAGTTGAAATCGTGGCAATCAACGATTTGACGGACGTAAGCACGCTGGCACACCTTTTGAAATATGACACAACTCACGGAAGACTTAATGCAACGGTTGAAGCTAAAGAAGGCGCACTCGTTGTAAACGGCCGTGAAGTAAAAGTATTCGCTGAGCGTAACCCTGAAGCATTGCCTTGGGCTGAGCACGGCGTTGAAATCGTTGTAGAATCCACTGGTATTTTCACAGCGAAAGACAAAGCTTCCGCTCACTTGAAAGGCGGCGCTAAGAAAGTTATCATCTCCGCTCCAGCAACTGACGAAGATATCACGATCGTTATGGGCGTTAACGAAGACAAATACGATGCAGCTAACCATACTGTAATCTCCAATGCTTCTTGTACAACAAACTGCTTGGCTCCTTTTGCTAAAGTTCTTGACGAGAAATTCGGTATCGTTAAGGGTATGATGACTACGGTTCACTCCTACACGAATGACCAGCAAGTGCTTGATCTTCCGCACAAAGATCTGCGTCGTGCTCGTGCAGCTGCTGAAAACATCATTCCATCCACAACTGGTGCTGCTAAAGCGGTTAGCCTCGTTCTGCCACAATTGAAAGGCAAATTGAACGGTATGGCAATGCGTGTACCTACGAAGAACGTTTCTGTAACGGATCTCGTAGTTGAGCTGTCCCAAAATGTAACCCTTGAAGATGTAAACGGAGCTCTGAAAGCAGCTGCTGAAGGCCCGCTGAAAGGCATCTTGAACTACTCCGAAGAGCCGCTTGTATCCAGCGACTACAATGGCGACCCAGCTTCTTCCACTATCGATTCGCTCTCCACTATGGTAGTTGGCGACAACATGGTGAAAGTAGTTTCTTGGTATGACAACGAGTGGGGCTACTCCAACCGTGTCGTTGACCTCGCTGCTTACATCGCAAGCAAAGGTCTGTAA
- a CDS encoding PdaC/SigV domain-containing protein, producing the protein MNPKLRVCASLIATSVLLGGLGLSGQVIDASAAKAPVSASQKSSKNEVVLKWNGKTLSQKGLVLHGVTYVPATALRDGLGMPLKYDAKKRTYTLGNGYNKLSAIVYDSTEIGILVNGSYAGEPGGQIINGRLYVPFKTISEYMGVQGQWNPSVKTLSMTQKKQNDITIKSAALKKKIQGVDAVVNYPVISGLANEEAQAEINQVLKENASGVITRAEGNAEEFPPSESSFPYEFSGDFVVHYNQNDILSITAYDYSYTGGAHGMTFRKSFTFSLKDGKKMQLGDFINLQGKNKQKLNNLVLNKLKKEGGYLSGFEGVPADADFYVKDNAAVLYFQLYEYTAYAYGFPEFELKLKEWK; encoded by the coding sequence ATGAATCCTAAATTACGTGTATGTGCATCATTAATTGCAACTAGCGTCCTGCTTGGCGGTCTGGGTTTGAGCGGACAGGTCATCGATGCAAGTGCCGCTAAGGCACCCGTTTCCGCCAGCCAAAAATCGTCAAAAAATGAAGTCGTACTGAAATGGAATGGCAAGACCCTGTCACAGAAAGGTCTCGTGCTGCACGGGGTAACTTATGTGCCGGCAACCGCTTTGCGGGACGGCCTGGGAATGCCTCTTAAATATGATGCAAAAAAACGTACGTATACACTGGGTAACGGTTATAACAAACTGAGTGCCATCGTATATGATTCAACTGAAATCGGTATTCTGGTGAACGGTTCGTATGCCGGCGAACCTGGGGGACAGATCATTAATGGTCGTCTGTATGTGCCATTCAAAACGATCAGCGAATACATGGGTGTTCAGGGACAATGGAACCCTTCCGTAAAAACACTCAGCATGACGCAGAAGAAACAGAACGACATTACGATCAAATCGGCTGCGCTGAAGAAAAAGATTCAGGGCGTGGATGCCGTTGTGAACTATCCTGTAATCAGCGGACTCGCCAATGAGGAGGCGCAAGCCGAGATCAATCAAGTGCTGAAAGAAAATGCGTCCGGCGTAATCACCCGTGCCGAAGGGAATGCTGAGGAATTCCCGCCGTCGGAATCCAGTTTCCCTTATGAATTTAGCGGTGACTTCGTGGTCCATTATAACCAGAACGATATCCTGAGCATTACGGCATACGATTATTCCTACACGGGTGGCGCTCATGGCATGACCTTCCGTAAAAGCTTCACGTTCTCCTTGAAGGATGGCAAGAAAATGCAGCTGGGCGATTTCATCAACCTGCAGGGCAAGAACAAACAGAAGCTGAACAACCTTGTGCTGAACAAGCTGAAGAAAGAGGGGGGCTACCTCAGCGGATTTGAAGGCGTGCCTGCCGATGCGGACTTCTACGTGAAAGATAACGCTGCGGTGCTGTACTTCCAACTTTATGAGTACACCGCATATGCTTATGGATTTCCGGAGTTTGAGCTGAAGCTGAAAGAGTGGAAGTAA
- the tpiA gene encoding triose-phosphate isomerase codes for MRTPIIAGNWKMFKTVPEATSFIEDVKGKAEVEGVESVICAPFTNLPALVEAVKGTNIKIGAQNLHFEDNGAFTGEISGLMLKDLGVDYVIIGHSERRQYFAETDEIVNKKVHAAFRHGLLPIVCVGEKLEEREAGQTKDVCKVQTEAAFAGVPADQAVHVVIAYEPIWAIGTGKSSTAEDANEVIAYIRELVQGLYGETVAEQVRIQYGGSVKPENVAEYMGQSDIDGALVGGASLQPASYIALVEGAK; via the coding sequence GTGAGAACACCTATCATAGCTGGTAACTGGAAAATGTTCAAAACCGTTCCGGAAGCAACTTCATTTATTGAAGATGTGAAAGGCAAAGCGGAAGTAGAAGGCGTTGAAAGCGTGATTTGCGCGCCATTTACCAATCTTCCTGCATTGGTTGAAGCGGTCAAGGGCACGAACATCAAAATCGGTGCACAAAATCTTCATTTTGAAGACAATGGCGCCTTTACGGGTGAAATCAGCGGTTTGATGCTGAAGGATCTGGGCGTGGACTATGTCATTATTGGACACTCCGAGCGCCGTCAGTATTTTGCTGAAACCGATGAGATCGTGAACAAGAAGGTACATGCGGCATTCCGCCATGGCCTTCTTCCGATCGTATGCGTCGGCGAGAAGCTGGAAGAACGCGAAGCCGGCCAAACCAAAGACGTGTGCAAAGTACAAACGGAGGCAGCGTTCGCAGGTGTTCCTGCTGATCAAGCGGTTCATGTCGTTATTGCTTATGAGCCAATCTGGGCGATCGGAACTGGCAAATCCTCTACGGCAGAGGATGCGAACGAAGTCATCGCTTATATTCGTGAACTCGTTCAAGGTCTGTACGGCGAAACCGTTGCAGAGCAAGTTCGTATTCAATACGGCGGCAGCGTGAAGCCTGAAAATGTAGCGGAGTATATGGGACAAAGCGACATCGACGGCGCGCTCGTTGGTGGTGCAAGTCTACAACCGGCTTCCTACATCGCACTCGTTGAGGGGGCGAAGTAA
- a CDS encoding sugar-binding transcriptional regulator — MRNLLEIQEQLLPDLMDTLKRRYTILHQIKLSGIVGRRTLASSLSMTERVLRAETDLLKAQGLIEIETLGMRISSSGICLLEELEPVMNELFGLVELEEKIRQAYGLRKVVIIPGDSESSPEVKRELGRAGARTLLSFVQDGDTIAVTGGSTLAEVAEQMSSLPGGEPLTSTWFVPARGGLGESVEIQANTIASKMAKRVGAEYRLLHVPDLLSEDAYQSLVQDQHIQEIVDVIRRCRVIIHGIGDAMEMARRRKLDENSIQNLQADGAIAESFGYYFSEDGEVVHKMLTLGLRLEDIMRTETIIGIAGGQGKGKAIHAVLKFGHEDILVTDEAAALEVEKEIDAGI, encoded by the coding sequence ATGCGTAACCTATTAGAAATACAAGAGCAGCTTCTGCCGGATCTGATGGACACTCTTAAACGAAGGTATACCATCCTTCATCAGATCAAGTTGTCCGGAATTGTTGGCCGAAGAACATTGGCTTCATCACTCTCGATGACCGAGCGTGTTCTCAGAGCAGAGACTGATCTTCTGAAAGCGCAGGGGCTGATCGAGATTGAAACGCTTGGCATGCGCATCAGCAGCTCAGGGATATGCTTGCTGGAGGAGCTGGAGCCGGTCATGAATGAGTTATTCGGACTGGTTGAACTGGAAGAGAAGATTCGTCAGGCTTACGGGCTTCGTAAAGTGGTCATTATTCCCGGTGACAGCGAGTCATCTCCGGAAGTCAAACGTGAGCTTGGCCGGGCCGGAGCAAGAACGCTGCTAAGCTTTGTCCAAGATGGAGATACGATTGCCGTAACCGGCGGCTCCACGCTCGCCGAAGTGGCCGAGCAGATGTCCTCTTTGCCAGGCGGCGAACCGCTGACAAGCACTTGGTTTGTGCCAGCGCGGGGCGGTCTTGGGGAGAGCGTGGAGATTCAAGCGAACACCATTGCTTCCAAGATGGCAAAGCGCGTTGGAGCTGAGTACCGATTGCTTCACGTACCGGATCTGCTAAGCGAGGATGCCTATCAGTCTCTGGTGCAGGATCAGCATATCCAGGAGATCGTGGATGTGATCAGGCGCTGCCGTGTCATTATTCACGGCATCGGAGATGCCATGGAGATGGCAAGAAGGCGCAAGCTGGATGAAAACTCTATTCAGAACTTGCAGGCAGATGGCGCGATTGCGGAATCCTTCGGCTACTACTTCAGTGAAGATGGTGAAGTTGTCCACAAAATGCTTACTCTCGGGCTGCGGCTTGAGGATATTATGCGGACAGAGACGATCATCGGCATTGCTGGGGGTCAAGGCAAGGGCAAGGCGATTCATGCGGTGCTGAAATTCGGACATGAGGATATTCTCGTTACCGATGAAGCCGCGGCACTGGAAGTCGAGAAGGAGATTGACGCCGGGATTTGA
- a CDS encoding ABC transporter substrate-binding protein yields MKKSRWTRLLTAGMVAVLSVGLLAGCGSDKETLHIYSWADNFDPEVLKDFEEKFDVKVTYDNYANNEDLLAKIKAGGSGYDLIQPSDYMVKTMIESELLEPLDMNNIPNFVSLTDTFKDPSYDPGNKYSIVYTSGVTGIAYNKKYVKDEINSWEDLWNPEYKGKVLLLDDNREMIGMALKKQGKSNSSTDEAEITAAADELKTLLPNVLAFDTDNIKQKMIQEEGWIATVWSGDAAFIAAENPDVAYVVPEEGATIFSDNYAIPKGAKNKELAEKFINFMMEPEVSAKNYEFIGYSNPNTKAMEFHSEEYRANTMINLTDEELGRTEWLDNVGDSLSIYDRLWTELKSGR; encoded by the coding sequence TTGAAAAAATCAAGATGGACCCGCCTGCTGACGGCAGGCATGGTTGCGGTATTGTCTGTAGGACTCTTGGCCGGTTGCGGATCGGATAAGGAGACGCTTCACATTTACAGCTGGGCGGATAACTTTGATCCCGAGGTGCTGAAGGACTTCGAAGAGAAGTTCGACGTAAAGGTAACCTACGACAATTACGCAAACAATGAAGACCTGCTGGCTAAAATCAAGGCTGGCGGCAGTGGGTATGACCTCATTCAGCCGTCCGATTATATGGTCAAAACGATGATTGAATCGGAGCTGCTTGAGCCGCTTGACATGAATAATATCCCGAACTTCGTCAGTCTTACGGATACTTTCAAAGATCCTTCTTATGACCCGGGCAATAAATATTCAATTGTCTACACGTCCGGTGTAACGGGTATTGCATATAACAAGAAGTATGTGAAGGATGAGATCAACAGCTGGGAAGATCTCTGGAACCCGGAATACAAGGGTAAAGTCCTGCTTCTGGACGACAACCGTGAAATGATCGGCATGGCGCTGAAGAAGCAAGGAAAGTCCAACAGCAGCACAGATGAAGCGGAAATCACCGCAGCTGCGGATGAGCTGAAGACCCTGCTCCCGAATGTGCTAGCGTTTGATACGGATAACATCAAGCAGAAGATGATCCAAGAAGAAGGCTGGATTGCTACGGTATGGTCCGGAGATGCCGCCTTTATTGCTGCGGAGAATCCGGATGTGGCGTATGTCGTGCCAGAAGAAGGGGCTACCATCTTCTCTGATAACTACGCGATTCCTAAGGGTGCCAAGAATAAAGAGCTGGCCGAGAAATTCATCAATTTCATGATGGAGCCTGAGGTCAGCGCCAAAAACTATGAATTTATCGGATACAGCAATCCGAACACCAAAGCGATGGAATTCCATAGCGAGGAATACCGCGCCAATACGATGATCAACCTGACAGATGAAGAGCTGGGCCGTACCGAATGGCTGGATAATGTTGGTGACTCGCTCTCGATCTATGATCGTTTATGGACCGAACTGAAGAGCGGTCGTTAA
- a CDS encoding ABC transporter permease, whose amino-acid sequence MRKSRFLLTPVLLWLSLFLIVPMLIVVGISFLSRDSLGNVVFSFSLEGYKTFFDPLYLGIYWDTLVLSLLTTVICLLVSYPLAYYIANASPRIQTWGLILITVPFWINFLIRTYAWVLLLRTQGVVNSLLLWMGWIDEPIQMLYTYGAVLLGMVYNFIPFMVLPIYVALEQMDKRLLDAASDLGASRWKAFRHITLPQSKSGIMTGAVLVYVSTSGMFVVTDILGGAKSSMISNIIQQQFLGARNWPFGAALSVIFVITSLVLILLFNRAMQARHQRVGEGR is encoded by the coding sequence ATGAGGAAATCAAGGTTCCTGTTGACTCCGGTCCTGCTGTGGTTATCCCTGTTCCTGATCGTTCCGATGCTAATCGTGGTCGGCATCTCTTTTCTCTCGCGGGATTCGCTGGGGAACGTCGTGTTTTCCTTCAGTCTGGAAGGATACAAGACCTTCTTTGATCCATTATATTTGGGGATCTACTGGGATACCTTGGTACTGTCGCTGCTGACTACGGTGATCTGCTTGTTAGTCAGCTATCCTTTGGCCTATTATATAGCCAACGCTTCCCCGCGTATCCAAACCTGGGGATTAATTCTGATCACGGTCCCGTTCTGGATCAACTTTTTGATCCGCACCTATGCCTGGGTCCTGCTGCTTCGGACCCAAGGCGTGGTGAACAGCCTGCTGCTGTGGATGGGATGGATCGACGAGCCGATTCAGATGCTGTATACGTACGGCGCCGTACTGCTCGGGATGGTGTATAACTTCATCCCCTTCATGGTGCTGCCGATTTACGTGGCCCTGGAGCAGATGGACAAGCGTCTGCTGGATGCGGCCAGCGATCTGGGCGCTTCCAGGTGGAAAGCATTCCGGCACATTACCTTGCCGCAGAGCAAATCCGGCATCATGACGGGGGCGGTTCTGGTCTATGTCTCGACTTCCGGGATGTTTGTAGTTACGGATATTTTGGGAGGCGCGAAGTCCTCCATGATCAGTAATATCATTCAGCAGCAGTTCCTGGGTGCGCGCAACTGGCCCTTTGGAGCGGCGTTGTCGGTGATCTTCGTGATTACGTCCCTGGTGCTGATCCTGCTCTTTAACCGGGCGATGCAAGCCCGCCATCAACGCGTAGGGGAGGGGAGATAG
- the clpP gene encoding ATP-dependent Clp endopeptidase proteolytic subunit ClpP, with the protein MSFIPMVVEQSNRGERAYDIYSRLLKDRIIFLGSDVNDVVANSIIAQMLFLSAEDPEKDIHLYINSPGGSITAGMAIFDTMQFIKPDVSTICVGMAASMGAFLLNAGAKGKRYGLPNSEIMIHQPLGGAQGQATDIEIRARRILKMRDKLNRILSDRTGQPLERIEKDTDRDYFMTADEAKEYGLIDQVLENTPPQGL; encoded by the coding sequence GTGAGTTTTATACCTATGGTCGTTGAACAAAGCAACCGCGGTGAGCGGGCGTACGACATCTATTCCAGATTGCTGAAAGACCGCATTATCTTCCTCGGCTCCGACGTAAATGACGTGGTCGCCAATTCCATCATTGCCCAAATGCTGTTCTTGTCGGCTGAGGATCCTGAGAAGGATATTCATCTTTACATCAACAGTCCTGGCGGTTCCATTACCGCAGGTATGGCGATATTCGATACGATGCAGTTCATCAAGCCGGACGTTTCGACGATCTGTGTCGGCATGGCTGCTTCCATGGGCGCATTCCTGCTCAACGCAGGCGCTAAAGGCAAACGCTACGGTCTGCCTAACAGCGAGATTATGATTCACCAGCCGCTCGGCGGCGCACAAGGTCAAGCCACGGATATTGAGATCCGTGCTCGCCGCATCCTCAAAATGCGCGACAAGCTGAACCGCATCCTGTCCGATCGCACGGGCCAACCGCTGGAGCGCATTGAGAAGGATACCGATCGTGACTACTTCATGACGGCTGACGAAGCCAAAGAATACGGTCTGATTGATCAAGTATTAGAGAACACACCACCGCAAGGCTTATAA
- a CDS encoding phosphoglycerate kinase encodes MNKKSVRDVEVSGKRVFVRVDFNVPLEDGKITDDTRIRETLPTIKYLVEQGAKVILASHMGRPKGEVVESLRLTPASQRLSELLGKPVAKADEAVGEAVKAQVEKLQNGDVLVLENVRFYAGEEKNDPELAKQFAELADLFVNDAFGAAHRAHASTEGIAHHLPAVSGLLMEKELSVLGKALSNPDRPFTAIIGGSKVKDKIDVIDNLLTLADNVIIGGGLAYTFFKAQGHEIGQSLLDKEKLDVALGFIEKAKELGKNFYLPEDIVVTDEFSADANTKVVDIDGIPADWEGVDIGPKTRAKYAEVIKNSKLVVWNGPMGVFEIAPFSNGTREVAQACADTEAYTIIGGGDSAAAAEKFGLADKMNHISTGGGASLEFMEGKALPGVVALNDK; translated from the coding sequence ATGAACAAGAAAAGTGTACGTGATGTAGAAGTAAGCGGCAAACGGGTGTTTGTCCGCGTCGATTTCAATGTACCGCTCGAAGATGGTAAAATTACAGACGACACTCGTATTCGCGAGACTTTGCCGACCATTAAGTATCTGGTAGAGCAAGGAGCGAAAGTCATCCTGGCCAGTCACATGGGTCGTCCAAAAGGAGAGGTCGTTGAATCTTTGCGCCTGACTCCGGCAAGTCAGCGTCTGTCCGAGCTGCTCGGCAAACCGGTAGCCAAAGCGGATGAAGCGGTAGGAGAAGCTGTTAAAGCTCAAGTCGAGAAGCTGCAAAACGGCGATGTGCTCGTGCTTGAAAATGTTCGTTTTTACGCTGGTGAAGAGAAGAATGATCCGGAACTTGCGAAGCAATTCGCCGAACTGGCCGATCTGTTCGTGAATGACGCGTTTGGTGCTGCTCACCGTGCGCACGCTTCGACAGAAGGTATCGCTCATCATCTTCCGGCTGTATCGGGATTGTTGATGGAGAAAGAGCTGTCCGTTCTCGGCAAAGCCCTTTCGAATCCGGACCGTCCTTTTACCGCCATCATCGGTGGATCGAAGGTTAAGGACAAAATCGACGTGATCGACAACTTGCTTACGCTTGCTGATAATGTCATCATCGGCGGTGGACTTGCTTACACGTTCTTCAAAGCTCAAGGCCATGAAATCGGCCAATCTCTGCTTGATAAAGAGAAGCTTGATGTTGCACTCGGTTTCATCGAGAAAGCTAAAGAGCTGGGCAAAAACTTCTACCTGCCGGAAGATATCGTCGTTACGGACGAGTTCAGCGCAGACGCGAATACCAAGGTCGTTGATATCGACGGCATTCCTGCCGATTGGGAAGGCGTTGACATCGGACCTAAGACTCGCGCCAAGTATGCAGAAGTGATCAAGAACTCCAAGCTTGTCGTGTGGAACGGTCCTATGGGCGTATTCGAAATCGCTCCGTTCAGCAACGGTACTCGTGAAGTGGCACAAGCTTGTGCGGATACGGAAGCTTACACGATTATCGGCGGCGGCGACTCGGCTGCAGCTGCAGAGAAATTCGGTCTTGCCGACAAGATGAACCACATCTCGACAGGCGGCGGTGCATCTCTTGAGTTCATGGAAGGCAAAGCACTTCCTGGTGTTGTGGCACTGAACGACAAATAG